One window of the Klebsiella sp. WP3-W18-ESBL-02 genome contains the following:
- the lpxB gene encoding lipid-A-disaccharide synthase has translation MTEQRPLTIALVAGETSGDILGAGLIRALKARVPDARFVGVAGPRMQAEGCEAWYEMEELAVMGIVEVLGRLRRLLHIRADLTQRFTDLKPDVFVGIDAPDFNITLEGNLKKQGIKTIHYVSPSVWAWRQKRVFKIGRATDLVLAFLPFEKAFYDKFNVPCRFIGHTMADAMPLDPDKNAARDTLGIAHDVHCLAMLPGSRGAEVEMLSADFLKTAQLLRQQYPDLEVVVPLVNAKRREQFERIKAEVAPDLAVRMLDGMAREAMIASDAALLASGTAALECMLAKCPMVVGYRMKPFTFWLAKRLVKTDYVSLPNLLAGRELVKELLQDECQPTLLAEALQPLLANGKTSHAMHDTFRELHLQIRCNADEQAADAVLELAR, from the coding sequence TGAACAGCGTCCCCTGACGATTGCCCTGGTCGCCGGAGAAACCTCCGGCGATATTCTTGGTGCAGGCCTCATTCGCGCCCTCAAAGCGCGCGTTCCTGACGCGCGCTTTGTCGGCGTGGCCGGTCCGCGTATGCAGGCCGAAGGCTGTGAAGCCTGGTACGAAATGGAAGAGCTGGCGGTGATGGGTATCGTCGAAGTGCTGGGGCGACTGCGTCGTTTGCTGCACATTCGTGCCGATCTGACTCAGCGCTTTACCGACCTCAAGCCCGACGTCTTTGTCGGCATTGATGCCCCCGATTTCAACATCACGCTTGAAGGTAACCTCAAGAAGCAGGGGATCAAAACGATCCACTACGTCAGCCCGTCCGTATGGGCCTGGCGCCAGAAACGCGTCTTCAAAATTGGCAGAGCCACCGATCTGGTGCTCGCATTTCTGCCTTTTGAAAAAGCGTTTTACGACAAATTTAACGTCCCGTGCCGCTTTATCGGCCACACCATGGCCGACGCCATGCCGCTGGATCCGGATAAAAATGCCGCGCGGGATACGCTGGGGATCGCCCACGACGTTCACTGTCTGGCCATGCTGCCGGGTAGTCGCGGTGCCGAAGTGGAGATGCTCAGCGCAGATTTCTTAAAGACCGCGCAGCTGCTGCGTCAGCAGTATCCCGACCTTGAAGTCGTCGTACCGTTGGTTAACGCGAAGCGTCGCGAACAGTTTGAGCGAATCAAAGCGGAAGTGGCCCCCGATCTCGCGGTGCGCATGCTCGACGGCATGGCGCGTGAGGCGATGATCGCCAGCGATGCGGCGCTGCTGGCCTCTGGCACGGCGGCGCTTGAATGCATGCTGGCAAAATGCCCGATGGTGGTGGGCTATCGGATGAAACCGTTCACCTTCTGGCTGGCTAAACGGCTGGTGAAGACCGACTATGTCTCGCTGCCTAACCTGCTGGCGGGGCGTGAGCTGGTTAAAGAACTGCTGCAGGATGAGTGTCAGCCAACGCTGTTAGCCGAAGCGCTACAGCCGCTGCTGGCCAACGGCAAAACCAGCCACGCGATGCACGATACGTTCCGTGAACTGCATCTGCAAATTCGCTGCAACGCGGACGAACAGGCGGCAGACGCGGTGCTGGAGTTAGCACGATGA
- the rnhB gene encoding ribonuclease HII, which yields MIEFEYPHTHLVAGVDEVGRGPLVGAVVTAAVILDLSRPIVGLNDSKKLSEKRRLALFDEIKEKALCWSLGRAEPHEIDELNILHATMLAMQRAVAGLSIVPEYVLIDGNRCPALPMPSMAVVKGDSRVAEISAASILAKVTRDAEMAELDTVFPQYGFAQHKGYPTAFHLEKLAQYGATEHHRRSFAPVKRALGLAS from the coding sequence ATGATTGAATTTGAATATCCCCATACCCATCTCGTGGCGGGTGTGGATGAAGTCGGGCGCGGCCCGCTGGTCGGCGCGGTAGTGACGGCGGCGGTCATCCTCGATCTGTCTCGTCCGATTGTGGGTCTTAACGACTCGAAAAAACTCAGTGAAAAGCGCCGTCTGGCGCTGTTCGATGAAATCAAAGAGAAGGCGCTGTGCTGGAGCCTTGGCCGCGCAGAGCCGCACGAAATTGACGAGCTTAATATTCTGCATGCCACCATGTTGGCTATGCAGCGTGCGGTCGCCGGGCTGTCTATTGTGCCGGAATACGTACTTATCGACGGCAACCGCTGTCCGGCGTTGCCGATGCCCTCCATGGCGGTGGTGAAGGGCGATAGCAGGGTGGCGGAAATTAGCGCAGCGTCTATCCTCGCTAAAGTGACGCGTGACGCCGAAATGGCCGAGCTGGACACGGTGTTCCCGCAGTACGGCTTTGCCCAGCACAAGGGTTACCCAACCGCTTTTCATCTGGAAAAGCTTGCGCAATATGGCGCGACCGAGCATCACCGACGCAGCTTTGCTCCCGTCAAACGCGCGCTGGGACTCGCGTCCTGA